Part of the Gammaproteobacteria bacterium genome, CCCTATTCAAACAGACAAGCAGGGACAGCGAGAATCGAGCCAGGATGGCGCCTCCAACGAGGAGGGGGACGAACGAAGGGCGAGGAAGCAGGACAACGAGAACCGAGCCAGGATGGCGCCTCCCGCGAGCAGGGGAACGAACGAAGGGCGGGAAGCACCAGTCCCGGATCAGAACTCGTAGCGGACGCTCACTCCGTATTCACGCGGACTGCCGAGGAACGCGTTAAAGGTCTGCGTCGATCCCGGCCCCGTGCCGCTACCCTGCAACGGTGCGTCGAACGCCGTAATGAAATACTCCTCGTCCAGCAGATTCCGCGCCCACAGGTCGACGGTCCAGCGCGGCGAACCCGGGCGGGTCAGCATCAGCCTCGCGTTGACCACAGTGAATGCATCCTGCTGCTTTTCGATGTCCAGATCGGAGCCCGTGTTGTGCTCGCTGGTATAGCGGGCATCCACGTGGAAGGCGCCCTCGAGCGTGCCTATCGGAAAGCGCATGGTGGCGCCGGCCACACCGGTCCACTCCGGCGCGTGCGTCATCCGTTGTCCGGAACGCACCCCGTATTCCGGTCCCTCGCCATACTTCACGTCGGCGTAGGTGACGCCGCCGAAAATTTCAACGCCACCAATAACGACGCCGCGCGCCTCGACCTCGATACCCTGGCTCGTCACTTCCGGAATGTTCAGCGCCTCAAAGGCCAGGCCGGTAAACGTCGTCAGCTGGAAACCGTCGAATTTCTCGTAGAAGAGGTTGACGTCCATCATGGCGCGCCGGTTCTCGAACTCGAACTTGGCGCCGAGGTCGAAGGCGTCGACGGTCTCCGGCTGGAAAGCCCACTCGTGCACGCCCGGCACGTTGGCCGTCCCGGTCGTCAGCAGAGTCAGGATCGGGCTGATCAGGCCGGTGCGGTCCATATTGAAGCCGCCGGCCTTGTAGCCCCGGGCGTAGCCGCCGTATACCAGATAATCGCCCACCTGGCGGGACAGCCGCAACGTGCCCGAGATTTCGTTCTCGTCCTGGGAACCGGAATAGCGTCCGTCGAGGCTCGGATCCACGAACGGGATGCAGGCGAAGGCCGTCATCGTTCCGATAGCGCTAGCCAGGACCGGGTCGGTCAATGCCGCCTGGCCCCCCTGAGCCGTTTGCGCGGCGCCGGCAATGGCGACCTGAGCGCCGGCCTTGACCTGTGCCGCCCCCTGGGTGATCTGCGCCTGCAGCACCGGGTTCGGAATCGCCTGCGTCGCCTGCTGGACGAAGCCGTCGAGCTGCTGCACGTACTGGTTTACGCCGCCGGCGTAGGCCTGCAGACCTCCGAGGTAGGCCTGCATGGACCCGAGATATCCGAGCACCTGCCCGGCGAAGGGTTGGCAAACCTGGTCGCTCGACTTCAGGTCGGCGTCGATCGACTTGCTCTCCGAGGTGTAGCGTAGGCCCACGGTCAACTCGAAGTCGTTGGCCATGGCAATGCTGTTGTGCGTAAACAGCGCCCAGCTTTCGGAATTCTGCTCGAAATCGTCGCGGGAGCCGTTGCCGTAAAAGGCGCCCCGGGAGTATTGCTCATAGCCGGCCCAGGGATGAAACGGAAAGGCCGGGAATGACGGCAGGGCGGCGGTCAGCTGCGGGACCGCAAAACCCGGCGGAAGGAAGGGCGCAAGGCCTGCGGCAAAGCCCGCGGCGCCAAGGGCGAGTTGCCGGGCGCCCC contains:
- a CDS encoding TonB-dependent receptor, giving the protein MRAHYLLFSLLISVPLAAQQEDAQSDGAYGLVLEEIIVTATRRERSIMEVPLAVSAYGAEQLELSGVTDIRELMRIAPSLTLNTGQGETVGATARIRGIGTNSDNPGFEPAVGLYVDGVYRNRAGVGYNELGAIERVEILRGPQGTLFGRNASAGVVSIITAGPETEPSGYGDISVGSYDSTRIEAGASGGDAASGISLRLDSVWHKRDGFLEDPNFDRTFNDRDRLFVRGQLMYEPNPDTTIRLIADYTSRDEQCCAAVGLVRGPTADIIQGISLLQTRNPGIVGIAFDPYDRKTTVSAGSGYYQGMDETGVSVEINTTTGLGRLTSITAIRDWQTERGMDIDFSVVDIGERPHGESATGFETFTQEIRINGETGPVDWLVGAFYADESLDYTDVLEFGVGYSPYANAIGGATAAGVGGALAPLGAGAAALEGGARQLALGAAGFAAGLAPFLPPGFAVPQLTAALPSFPAFPFHPWAGYEQYSRGAFYGNGSRDDFEQNSESWALFTHNSIAMANDFELTVGLRYTSESKSIDADLKSSDQVCQPFAGQVLGYLGSMQAYLGGLQAYAGGVNQYVQQLDGFVQQATQAIPNPVLQAQITQGAAQVKAGAQVAIAGAAQTAQGGQAALTDPVLASAIGTMTAFACIPFVDPSLDGRYSGSQDENEISGTLRLSRQVGDYLVYGGYARGYKAGGFNMDRTGLISPILTLLTTGTANVPGVHEWAFQPETVDAFDLGAKFEFENRRAMMDVNLFYEKFDGFQLTTFTGLAFEALNIPEVTSQGIEVEARGVVIGGVEIFGGVTYADVKYGEGPEYGVRSGQRMTHAPEWTGVAGATMRFPIGTLEGAFHVDARYTSEHNTGSDLDIEKQQDAFTVVNARLMLTRPGSPRWTVDLWARNLLDEEYFITAFDAPLQGSGTGPGSTQTFNAFLGSPREYGVSVRYEF